CCTGCTGCACGGCAATGAACACACGTTCCAGTTCCGCCTTGACCTGAAAATCAAACGCAGCCAGTTGTGAGTGGCGGTCCGGGTGAAACTTCTTGGCCAGTTCCCGATAGGCTTTCTTGAGTTCTTCGGGAGTGAACCGCCGGTTGATACCTAAAACCTGGTAGTGGCTTCCCCCACCATCCACGACACGCAGCTTTTCTTCCAGCTCGAAGCACAGTTCGGCGGCTTGCCGGGCATCAATCCCCACCGTCGTCTTTGCCGATGAAGTCGCTGCGCCCTTGACATTGGCCTCGATGGCCGGCAGCGGATCAGCATCCGCGAAACTCACGATGCCTGTCGCCGTAAAGGCGCAAAGTGCGCGTAAAACCTGCTCTTCAGGCAGGGGCACCGCACGGCAGACTTCCTCGACCCGGAGTGGTGCATCGAGCCGGGAGAGGACAAACGCTTCTTCCGAAGTGAGTTTCAGTCCCGGAACGTTGACCTGCTGCGCCCCGACCGGCTGAAGGACGCGCTGGGGCGAACCCAGCCACCGCCGGATCAGACCGGGATCGGGCAAATTCCGAATCCCCTCGAAGATGAGGTTCACCGGCGACAGGGACTGCTGAAAGCCATCCACATGCACCTTTTGGGGCTGAAACTGATACTCACCGGTCGTCCACGCGAAAAGCGACTGCACCAAGTAGCTGACGTGACCGGCCAGCATGGCCTGCAGGTCGGCGGCGGTCAGATAGCCCAGTTCCACCAGACAGGCCCCAAGGCGTTTCCCCTTTTTGGTTTCCAGCATCGCCTGGGCGAGCTGTTCAGGAGAAATGCAACCCAACGTGCACAACCGCTCGCCGAAGCGTTCGGTGACGACTTCACTGGCCGCGTAAACGACCGCGCCCTGTTCAAAGTACACATGACGCACCACCTGTGGCTGCCTGAACGTCAATGTTCCGCTCAACCGCCGTTGGTGGCAGGCGCCAATGAGACGTGGAACACAGGTGTCTTCGAGTCGCTGTGTCATGCAAACGACTCCCGGGATACGAACATGTGCGGGGCATTGCACCAGAAGTACGGCAGCAATGGTCGTGATGGATGCAGTATTTCCCAGTTCCCTGCATTTTGACAAGCCTACCCCTGGCCGACCGCTCAAACCGGCTCACTTCGGCAGAACACCAGCCCGCCATGCGGGACCGGGGTTCAAGCTGTGGGTGGGGTGTCGGGCTGACGCATTTCCGCCAGAAAGGCCCACGAGTAAATGCTCTGGTGGTTGTCGCCCCAGGTCACGCCCAAGGCATAGCGCCCGACGTGGTGCAGACCACTGATCTGAAACTTCCGCACGTCACCCAGCAGTGGCAGCCCCCGCGACCGGGACTGGACCGGCGACGGAGCTTCGAGCAGGCCCGGATGCGGGTTCTCCCCGCGGGCTTCAGCGCAGGTGGCACATGGGCAGACCTGCCGCAGTTTCAGCAGCGGCAGGGTTGTAGTCGTACCATCCGGCCAGACAACCGACAGGCTCCCTTCGGTTCGATTCACATTGACGGCGCGAGGTAACAGTTCCGCCATAGACGCCCAGGCACCACGGGAACACAACCCGGCCCAGCCAAAAACCCTGTACCGGGAGTGGTATTTCAGGCTGTATTACGATACGTTGCGCCTGTGACTTGACGCTACCTTTCCTGGTGCCTGTTCACCAGACGGACGGTATCAGACGGGCCGGCCGGCTGGGAAACAACCTGTGACTGAGGCTGTTTTCACTATGGTATCTGCCACCCCCTCTTCGCTGGAAGGACTGGAAGGCCATTCCCTCGTCATCACCTGCCCGGTGGCCTGGGGTGATATGGACGCCGCGCAGCACGTCAACAACACCGTGTATTTCCGCTACTTTGAAAGCGCGCGGATCGCCTACTTTGAACGCATTGCCTTCGGACTCGACTTCCCCCACAGCATCGGGCCCATCCTGGCGCATACCCAGTGCCGCTTCCGGTTTCCGTTGACTTATCCTGACACGGTTTCCGTCGGGACGGGCGTCACCGGACTGGGCGAGGATCGTTTCGTCATGCGTTTTACAGTCATCAGCCACCGCCATGGCAAAGTGGCTGCCCAAGGCGACGGTCTCATCGTGTCCTACGATTACCGAAACCAGCAGAAAGTACCACTGCCGGCGGAGGTTCGGGCGGCTATCATTGCCCTGGAAGGCTTTGACGCCGCGCATCCTCCAGCGCTTTCAAAGTAACCGGCGCGAGGTCTGTAGCCGTCACCTTCCGCTCCGGGTTTCCACCGCTGTATCGGCAAAACGCTGTATCGGCAAAAAAAGGCGCCCGGAGGTTCCCCAACACGATTTTCCCAAGACTGAAGCCACCCACCACGAACTGGAGTCAACCATGCCTACCCAAGCTGCTGGAATCCTGGGAACGGGACACGCCCTGCCGGAACGAACCCTGACGAATGCCGATCTCGAACAGATGGTTGAAACGAGCGACGACTGGATCGTGTCCCGCACTGGCATCCGCGAACGCCGGATCGCCGCCCCGGATGAAACGACCTCGCACTTCGCCACCCTGGCGGCGGAACGCGCTCTCCAGGCGGCCGGACTCACGCCCGCCGATCTCGACCTCATCATCTGCGCCACGGTCTGTCCCGATATGATGCTGCCCTCGACAGCCTGCATCATCCAGGCCCGCCTTGGGGCCAAGCGGGCCGCAGCCTATGACCTCGTGGCCGCCTGCTCCGGCTTTATCTATGGACTGGCCACGGCCCGCGCCTTCATCGAAGCCGGTCACTGCCGCTACATCCTGGTCATCGGGGCTGAACTGCTCTCCCGCTTCGTGGACTACACCGACCGCGCCACATGCGTTATTTTCGGCGATGGCGCCGGGGCGGCGGTCGTCGGCCCGGTCGAGGACGGGCGGGGTATTCTGGCGCACCGCATTCTGAGTGATGGGGCCTATGCCGACCTGCTCTACACGCCCGGCGGTGGCACACGCTACCCGGCCAGCCCGGAAACCATCGAGCAGCGCCTGCACTACATCAAGATGCGTGGCAACGAGCTTTTCAAAGTCGCCGTGCGCAGCATGGCGGACACCGTGGCACAGATTCTGGATGAACTGCGCCTGACCCCCAGTGATGTGGACCTGTTCATCCCCCACCAGGCCAACCAACGGATTACGGATGCCGTCGCCGACCGGTTGAACATTGACCCGGCGCGCATCTACGCCAACATCGCCCGCACCGGCAATACATCCTCAGCATCCATCCCGATTGCGCTGGATGAATGTGTCCAGGCCGGGCGGGTCAAACCGGGGAACCTGCTGGTCTTTGCCTCCTTTGGCGCCGGCGTCACCTGGGGAGCCATGGCCCTGCGCTGGTAACTTGCAGGGCGACAGCCACCGAGTCAGATGTGGATGCAATGGTATCGGCACAGAAGTATGGGCAGCGTGTGGGGTACGTCCCTGCTCGTGCTGCTAGGATTGCTGAGTGTGGCCTGTCAGCCAACACCCCAGCAGCGCTACGATGAAAGCACCCTCCAGACGGCGCTGGTGGAGCGTATCGCGCGTGGCGAGGTGCGCCTTGAGCGGCTCGGTATGGCACGCCGGCCGGAGCACCCGTTCTTCGGGCGCATTGTCGAAATCTCACTGCGCAACACAAGCAACCGTCCCATTCTCATTGCCATTGAGCCGGGGCAGTTGCTGCGCAGCCGGAGTCCAGAGACGACGGACCTGGTCGTGACCAGCCGCGAGGAAATTGCACTTGACGTGGGTCAGGTCGCCCAGCGCGAGATCGAGGTGTTTTCCCTGTCCCGCCGCAAACTCTCCATGACGCGCGAAACGGTCTATGACCTCGGCAACCTGCTCGAAGGCGACACCTACACGTTCGTGACCTGTTTTGCCGCCAACCGTCCCGCCGAACCACCACCGCCGCCGCCGGGCTCCGGGCTGCCGCCCCAGAAACTTGACCTCACCCCGGTTCAGCTCGCCCTGTGGTGTGTTGCCGATAGCCTTGACCGCCAGGCGCTGCTGGAAGGCATCGCCCTCAACCCACTGCTCAAAGGCGGCGAGTATGGGCGCAGCCGGGATTACTTCGACGGACAGGCCAAGTACGTCCAGGGTCTGCTCGACAGTTGTGGGCTTGCCAAGTACAAGTTTTGATGACGGGCCGCGCCGCTTCCCATCCTGCGCGCGGCACAGGCATCCCTGACGAATCCACATCCCTGACGAGGTTTTCTGATGATACCCCATGCCGCACCACACAAAAATGTCTATCGCTTCATCGCCGGACAGGCCGATGGCAACGGCGCGATGAAAGACCTGCTGGGGGGCAAAGGCGCCGGACTCGCCGAAATGACCCTGGCGGGTTTGCCCGTACCACCGGGCTTCACCATCACGACAGCCGTCTGCCATCGCTACTATGCCGCCGGCAACCAGCTTCCGGCCGATGTCTGGGAAGAAGTCCAAGCGGCCCTGCGCGAAGTCGAAGCTGCCGTCGGAAAACAGTTTGGTGATGCTTCCAATCCGCTGCTGGTGTCGGTACGCTCCGGCGCCAAGTTTTCCATGCCGGGGATGATGGATACCGTTCTCAACCTCGGCCTCAACCACACCACGGTTCAGGGCCTCATTGCCCAAACTGGCAATGAGCGCTTTGCCCGCGACGCCCACCGGCGGTTCATCCAGATGTTCGGCCGGATCGTGCTGGGTATCCCCGGTGAGCGGTTCGACCACGCGCTGGAAGCCCTGAAAGCCGAACGCGGTGTCCGCCTCGACACCGAACTGACCGCCGCCGACCTGCAAAACCTGGTGACGCAGTTTGAAGCTATCGTCGAACGGGAAACCGGCCGGTCGTTCCCCACTGATCCCTACGAACAGCTCCGCCTGGCCATCTGCGCCGTTTTCAACTCGTGGTACGGCAAACGCGCCGTGGACTACCGCCGGCTGAACAAAATCCCGGACGACCTCGGCACGGCCGTCAACGTCGTCGCCATGGTCTTTGGCAACATGGGCGAAGATTCCGGCACCGGTGTGGCCTTTACGCGCAACCCGGCCACGGGCGAACCCGTCCTGTTCGGCGAATACCTCCCCAACGCCCAGGGTGAGGATGTCGTTGCCGGTATCCGTACGCCGGAAAAACTCGCTGCCCTGCGCGACCGGATGCCCGCCGTCTATGAGCAGTTCCGCGAAGTGGCCGCCCGCCTTGAACGGCACTACCGCGATGTGCAGGACCTGGAATTCACCATCGAGCGCGGAAAGCTGTGGATGCTCCAGACGCGCAACGCCAAACGTACCGGCGCGGCAGCCGTCAGGATTGCCGTTGACCTGGCCAACGAGGGGATTATCTCACGTGAAGAAGCGGTTTTGCGTGTCGAGCCGCACCACCTCGACCAGTTGCTCCACCCCATGGTGGACCCGAAAGCGGAAACGACCGTCCTTGGCAAGGGACTGCCGGCCAGCCCCGGCGCGGCAGCCGGTGCGATTGTGTTTGACCCGGATGTGGCCGAAAAACGGGCGCACAGTGGCGAACGGGTGATCCTCGTCCGTACCGAAACCTCCCCCGAAGATTTTCACGGCATGGTCGCCGCCCAAGGCATCCTCACGGCGCGCGGCGGTTTGACCTCGCATGCGGCCGTTGTGGCGCGCGGCATGGGCAAGCCGTGCATTGCCGGATGCAGCGACCTCCGACTCGATGCCGAAGGCATGCACCTCGGCGGGCGGACCCTCAGGGAAGGCGACTTCATCACGTTGGACGGCACGACGGGACGGATTCTGCTCGGCGACCTGCCACTGGTCGAACCGGAAACCGGAGCCGACTTCGAAACCTTCATGCGCTGGGTGGATGACGCGCGTCAGATGCGCGTACGCACAAACGCCGACACACCTCATGACGCACAGGTGGCGCGGCGTTTCGGTGCCGAAGGGATCGGACTATGCCGTACCGAACACATGTTCTTTGAAGGCGACCGCATTGATACCGTCCGGCAGATGATCATGGTTTCTGGGGCCTACCAACGGCTGACCGCTGCCTTGGGCAAAGTCAACGCCGACCTCGAACGCCTCAAAGGCGACGCCGAGAAAGTCGCTGCGCTGGAAGCCGAGCGTGCGGCGCTCGAAGCGGAACTGGAAGCCCCGGCCCGGCTGTTCAAGGGCGCACTCGAAGCCCTGCTTCCCATGCAGCGGGTGGATTTCGTGGGCATTTTTGAAGCCATGGACGGCCTTCCCGTCACCATTCGCCTGCTCGACCCGCCGCTGCACGAGTTTCTGCCGCACACGGATGAAGAAATCGAAGCGCTGGCCGGGAAACTCAGCCTGCCGGTGGCGGATGTGCGGGCCCGGGTGATGGCGCTCCGTGAACACAACCCGATGCTCGGTCATCGCGGCTGCCGGCTGGGGATTGCCTACCCGGAGATTACCGAAATGCAGGCGCGGGCCATTTTTGAAGCCGCCGTCGAAGTCACCCGGCGTGGCATCACCGTCCTGCCCGAAGTCATGGTGCCGCTGGTCGGCGATGTCAACGAACTGCGCGCCCAGGAAAGCATCATCCGCCGCGTCGCCGACGAAGTTCAGCAGGCGACCGGCGTCACCCTCACCTACCTGGTCGGCACGATGATTGAACTGCCACGGGCAGCTCTGACGGCCGACAAAATTGCCACCGTCGCGGAGTTTTTCAGCTTCGGCACCAACGACCTGACCCAAACAACGTTTGGTTTCTCACGGGATGATGCCGGAACGTTCCTGCCGATGTACGTTGAGCGGAAAATCCTCGCCGACGATCCCTTCCAGGTCCTGGACCGGGAAGGCGTGGGCGAGTTGCTCCGCATCGGCGCCCAGAAAGGGCGCGCGGCACGCCCGACGCTCAAAGTCGGTATCTGTGGTGAGCATGGCGGTGAACCGTCGTCCGTGGCGTTCTGTCACGAACTGGGCTTTGATTACGTGAGCTGTTCGCCCTACCGCGTTCCGATTGCGCGCCTGGCAGCCGCCCAGGCGGCCCTGCGCCAGCGCGGCCAGTGAAGGCTTTTCGGGCGGACAGCCTGCCCACGTACACCCTGGCGACACGGTTTCTGCACGGACCTGCCAAC
This window of the Chloracidobacterium sp. N genome carries:
- a CDS encoding gamma-butyrobetaine hydroxylase-like domain-containing protein, which codes for MAELLPRAVNVNRTEGSLSVVWPDGTTTTLPLLKLRQVCPCATCAEARGENPHPGLLEAPSPVQSRSRGLPLLGDVRKFQISGLHHVGRYALGVTWGDNHQSIYSWAFLAEMRQPDTPPTA
- a CDS encoding thioesterase family protein; the encoded protein is MVSATPSSLEGLEGHSLVITCPVAWGDMDAAQHVNNTVYFRYFESARIAYFERIAFGLDFPHSIGPILAHTQCRFRFPLTYPDTVSVGTGVTGLGEDRFVMRFTVISHRHGKVAAQGDGLIVSYDYRNQQKVPLPAEVRAAIIALEGFDAAHPPALSK
- a CDS encoding beta-ketoacyl-ACP synthase III, which encodes MPTQAAGILGTGHALPERTLTNADLEQMVETSDDWIVSRTGIRERRIAAPDETTSHFATLAAERALQAAGLTPADLDLIICATVCPDMMLPSTACIIQARLGAKRAAAYDLVAACSGFIYGLATARAFIEAGHCRYILVIGAELLSRFVDYTDRATCVIFGDGAGAAVVGPVEDGRGILAHRILSDGAYADLLYTPGGGTRYPASPETIEQRLHYIKMRGNELFKVAVRSMADTVAQILDELRLTPSDVDLFIPHQANQRITDAVADRLNIDPARIYANIARTGNTSSASIPIALDECVQAGRVKPGNLLVFASFGAGVTWGAMALRW
- the ppdK gene encoding pyruvate, phosphate dikinase, which gives rise to MIPHAAPHKNVYRFIAGQADGNGAMKDLLGGKGAGLAEMTLAGLPVPPGFTITTAVCHRYYAAGNQLPADVWEEVQAALREVEAAVGKQFGDASNPLLVSVRSGAKFSMPGMMDTVLNLGLNHTTVQGLIAQTGNERFARDAHRRFIQMFGRIVLGIPGERFDHALEALKAERGVRLDTELTAADLQNLVTQFEAIVERETGRSFPTDPYEQLRLAICAVFNSWYGKRAVDYRRLNKIPDDLGTAVNVVAMVFGNMGEDSGTGVAFTRNPATGEPVLFGEYLPNAQGEDVVAGIRTPEKLAALRDRMPAVYEQFREVAARLERHYRDVQDLEFTIERGKLWMLQTRNAKRTGAAAVRIAVDLANEGIISREEAVLRVEPHHLDQLLHPMVDPKAETTVLGKGLPASPGAAAGAIVFDPDVAEKRAHSGERVILVRTETSPEDFHGMVAAQGILTARGGLTSHAAVVARGMGKPCIAGCSDLRLDAEGMHLGGRTLREGDFITLDGTTGRILLGDLPLVEPETGADFETFMRWVDDARQMRVRTNADTPHDAQVARRFGAEGIGLCRTEHMFFEGDRIDTVRQMIMVSGAYQRLTAALGKVNADLERLKGDAEKVAALEAERAALEAELEAPARLFKGALEALLPMQRVDFVGIFEAMDGLPVTIRLLDPPLHEFLPHTDEEIEALAGKLSLPVADVRARVMALREHNPMLGHRGCRLGIAYPEITEMQARAIFEAAVEVTRRGITVLPEVMVPLVGDVNELRAQESIIRRVADEVQQATGVTLTYLVGTMIELPRAALTADKIATVAEFFSFGTNDLTQTTFGFSRDDAGTFLPMYVERKILADDPFQVLDREGVGELLRIGAQKGRAARPTLKVGICGEHGGEPSSVAFCHELGFDYVSCSPYRVPIARLAAAQAALRQRGQ